CGAATATTAGCATTCCTGTACagatttgtttgttttctatCGTTGGTATATCTCAGGCATTCCTCACGGGGAAGACCGGATTCTTTATTACCAGGTCTTTACTAGGATTATTACAGGGGTCATTTATTCCAAATATTTGCTTATGGATGTCTTACTTTTTTTCTGGAAAGGAACTTCCGACCAGGTTGAGTTACTTCTACATTGCAAATCCATTCACAAGTGCATTTTCCTCATTGATTGCTTATTTCATTTTGCATTTAGACGGAGTATGCGGGATAAGTGGTTGGAGATACATATTTGCTATTGAGGGCGCCTTCACACTGGGAATTGGTCTGTGGGCTTTTACGCAAATGGTATCCTCACCCGTTCATACAAAAACATGGTTTAACCCAAAGGGTTGGTATACCTATAGACAGGAAAAGATCATGGTGAACCGTATTTTGAGAGATGACCCAAGCAAGGGAGATATGAACTGTCATGAAGCACTTAGTTTTGGTCATCTGAAGAAATCTCTCGCTGACTATGATATCTGGCCCATCTATCTAGTTAGATTTCTAAGTGACATCAATGTGAAGCCAATTGCTAGATACTTGTCACTGACTCTGCGAGAACTTGGATTCACTACCCTAACGACAAATTTACTTCTAATACCGTCATCATTGGCAGGAATTGTTACAATGCTTGCAGTGGCTTATTTATCTGAGGGTATAAACCAGAGAGGTTTGGTAATCATGTTAGGACCCTTATGGTGTCTTCCATgtctatttttattacGATACtggccagcagcaatgatTGAAACTTGGCCAACATACTTTATCATGATTACGGCATTAGCTCATCCTGTTGGAACTGTGCTGACTGTAACCTGGTGCTCAAGCAATGCTAGTTCAGTGAGCACCAGAGCGGTTTCTGCCGCAGTGGTTAATATGTTCTCTCAGAGTGCTGGGATCTTTGCTGCACCTATTTATCGATCGGACGATTATCCGCTATACAAGCGAGGAAATTCCACTTTAATTGTTTACAATATACTGGCGGTAGTCGTCTGTATTGCGGCAAAGCTATACTATATGGCACGCAATCGACACAAAGAGCGTTTATGGAATGCCATGTCCTTagaacagcagcaggagtaTCTTAAAACTACTCAAGACAGGGGGAACAAAAGACTAGATTTTAGATTTGTTCACTAGATTATGATTTATGAATGcattttaattatttacACACATAATGGCAGCCGATAATAAGTACTTTCTCTGGAGCTTCCCAGCTCTACGTTATCTGGGGTAACTACACGTGACCGCAgatccccctgaaaaaaGCTACTCTGCATACCTTATCTCATCGACTAATCTCATACTGCGATTACGCAATACAGAGCCTAACGGAACTAAGTAGTCGGATCTAGTAATAGCCCGTTAGCTGTCAGTCAAGAGGCTGCAAACAAGCTATCGGGTAAATAGTTCGCCATTAAGACGCAGACCTAACTGAAGTAGGTGTCCAATAGTTATCTTATATAAAGTATGTAACGTCCATGATAAACAGAGTTTAgaatatttaatatattgAAGGAAGTCTTCGTCAAGTTATTTAAACTTCGAAATGACCCAAACTGAGCTTCCCAAGCGGACAGAACCAGTCAGATCAGTTGCTATTATTGGCGGGGGTGCTTCGGGAGCAATTGCCCTGGACTCGTTGATCAAAGAAGGTGTCTTTGACAAAATAACAGTCTTTGAGAGGCGAGATGTGTTAGGTGGAGTCTGGCATTTGGATGAGAATCCAGATCAACTGTCAGTTCCTCCCGGAGCTCCTGAGAGCGAACTTGATCCACCATTAGAAGTTCCGGTACAATTGTTGGATGATGCAGATATTAGGTCAGTTAATGCTCCTAGATCATCGCAGCAGCGATATATTCATACAGCCTCTTTTGATGGTATGAGAACAAATATTCCAGAAAGAATTATGACATATTCTGATGATCCACACTGGGAATTTTTAGATCGACCAGGAAAGGATACTTTTACCAGTGTGAAAGCAGTCAGTCGGTATATAGAGACCTATCTAGCCAGACATCCGGAGCATGTTGTATTGCGCACTACAGTTGAGGACATTTCCAAGGACTTTAACAAACCTAATTCGCAATACAAACTGGTTTTAAGAACAGAAACGGATCAGAAGGATGAAAACGGAGATTTGATAGATAAATGGTGGACAGAAAGTTATGATGCTGTGATTCTGGCCAACGGTCATTATCATGTTCCATATATCACTCCTGTACCAGGCATTGACGAAGTTTTCAAGGAATTTCCTGGTGTAATCACTCATGCTAAAACATTCAGAGACCATAATGTATATAAGGACAAACGAGTGATCGTAGTTGGGGCCAGAGCATCTGCAATTGACATATATCGATTGATTTCCCCTATTACTAAAGAAGTCTACAGTTCTCGAAGGTCTCCAAATTTGTTTGTAGCCGACCCTGACGGACCCAACAACCAAATCAAACCAGTCATCGATCGATATGAAGtatatgaagaagatggtAAGAAATCATTCCGAGTAGTATTTGAAGATGGCTCTGTTGTAACCAATCCAGACGAAGTTATCTATGGAACTGGCTTTAGGTTTTCATTCCCATTTTTGAAACGACTAATTCCCGACTTCAGTATTGGTAACATTATCCCACTTGCATATCAGCATACATTTTATATTCCTGATCCGACATTAGCATTGGTTGGAGTGCCTATTGATGGACTTAGCTTCCGAGTGTTCGAATACCAAGCTGTTTTGGTAGCAAGGTTTTTTGCAGGAAATGCTGTACTACCACCTGAAGAGGTACAACGACAATGGACAGAAGAGAGATTTTCAAGATTTGGGAATACAAGACAGTATCACTCAATTGGCGTTGACGCAGCCCTACCGTATTATGATGATTTAATCACTATAGGAGGCGGTGTGGATCCGATAGGCAAACCTGGATCTCGGCCATTTCCAGTATTGTCGGTCACAGACATTGAAACGTTAAAGGCTGAGAGAGAGAGACTGCGGAAGTTTTTTAATGATACTAGCATCCAAAAGTAGCGTCTATTATGCATCTATAGCTAGTAGCACACTACTACGACTCACATTTTAATACATAGAATATACACCTACACAATTAGTCACACAATTAGTCACTTAGGAATCTTATCTCTCATTTTATTCCTTTCATCAGCTTTCTCATAGAAGCATCTTCCTGAGATTTCATATAAAAACTATTTAGACGGAACTGTGTGACTTGAGCCTCGAACGCCGCAGGCGCCACAAGCCTCATGAAGTTCTGATGCAGTTCAATTTTGCAGATGAAATACGCAAACTAGAAGAATCATTAACGAGACTCGAACAAAAATTACACAATGGTTAAAGTGACTTTGGTTGACGAAGAGGTTATTGAGGTTCCCTCTACCGAGGAAAAGATCATCGAAGAAAACGATGCTGACTTTACCGACACCGATAGCGAAGTATCTGACGACGAAtatgacgacgatgatatAGAGAATGAGACAATCATGGAGCGTATTGTTGCCCTTAAAGACGTTATTGCTCCTCAATACAGAAACAGCATTGCTTCTACCGCTAGTTCTATTTATAATGGtatttcttcctcttttcttttcgGAGGTAAGGCTCTCTGGGTCATTACTACCTCGTCTTTGCTTTTGGGTGTCCCCCTATCTTTGTCGATTATCAGTGAACAACAACTAATTGAAATGGAAAAGGAAATGAAGCTATCACAATCTACCAACGAAGTCCTTGCTCCTGGAGCTGAACAAGGTTTCCAGGCCCCTCCTGCCCAACAATAAATGCGAATTTTCCAACAGTAATGTCTCATTTCTTGTATTTTGAATGGTGAATTGTGTGACAGTAGCTGAAACATGTCTTCATCCAGTTTATCATTCTCcttgtttattttgtaCATATATAAAAATTATCAATGATTTTATGATGATAAGTGTTCAGGGTGGTAAGTCATACCAAGGAAAAAAATGTTTTGAAAAGCTACTTTGATGTTATATAAGGTTTAATTGAATCAGTAAAAATATAGTGTGAACTGGATACATATCCTAGATATCCTAGACTGCCCCAGGGATATAGTTCTTAGTGATCAGCTTGATATTAGAGGTGCCTGATCTAGGATTTGCTTGACCAATGGCAATTCGATCGTTCTGAATATCATAGACTGTATAGAAAGCTCTAAGCAGGTTGTCTCCAATCAGACTGAAGTCCATACCTGCTTGAACTTGTTCGATTCCTAAATAGCAAGAGTTTTGCGGAAACGCAACACCAGCCACAAGTGGACTAACAATTGTTTCTATGGGCCACAAGAAATCGTAATTGGGAACCTCAATTTCAGCACTTCCAAAGTTTAGAATTAGATTGTTCGTGATATTACAATCACAATAGTACTTCTGACCAATAGTGAATGACGGGTTGGCATTCAGTGCCTGATGGATTTGTTGAATAACATCAGAGGAAAAATATGACAATGATGTGCCCGAATCTAACACTGATACAGATGGCGAGGTCATAAGATTTCTCTTATCCAATCCATCTGTAGACAAACCTTGCATGGTAATAGCTAAATGCTTAGGGTGGGTAATAGGCAAAATCTTAAGATTTCCTATGAATTTGCTAGTATCAACACCTCCAAACAAAATAGTGCCGCTCTTAGAATTCAAGTCATTGAGATACAGAGAGTATGCAGCAGAGTTGATATGACCCTCTGCCGCCAATCTCATGGGAAGGTTCTCATAAACTCTTCCGTTTCGGTTGGTGATCTCAGCCTCGGGTCTACCTATACCAATAATACCATTGGCTGTATCAGCATTAGTAGCCAAGCCAATAGAAAGTGAGTTGACGGTTGCTCCGCCTATCTCGAACTTATCAGTACCCCATTGGCCCTGTGTGTTGCCAATTCcatattgaatttgaaacGTGGTTCCATTTGACTTCCAAGTCTTAGACGCAGATGGATCAAAGATAGCAGAAGGTCTATAGTTACCAGTGACTTGCGTGTCTTTCGTGAAAACCCAAGTATCTGATGATCCGGTATCTAGTAAGAGATTGAGCTTCTGAGCAGGGGTACCAATACCGACGGTAGTTGAATAGAAGAATTTCTGATTGTCAAGCTTATCTGCAATATCTTGATTAGCTCGCTGAAGGATTGGATTTCCATAGTCGATCACATCTCTCTTATTCACCAGAGGATGCGGGACCTTTTCTAGATCTAATTGGATTACTCCATTTGGAACGGCAAAAACCCCGGTACTTTGTGCCAAGTACAGTACAGCCACAAATAGAGATATCATTTTTCCTGGGTCTTATTCCGATTTTTCTGGCGCAATAGCAAATTATATAGCATTTCGCTTTTGATACAGCGTCACGAAACACTTTTCACATAATCAAACAGAGTTCCTAGAGTTATTTAAACCGACATAGATATTCTCAACCTTGTTGTGGCTAGCGATTTTAATTGGAAATACGCGAAACTTAACAAAGAAAGGCTTGCTATACAAGCGGAGACAAAGCATAGCTGTGTAACATgatcaaaataaatcaagaaaaaaaaatacgaGAAGATGTATGCAAAAGATTGAATTGCCAAATGCTTTTTCAATGGCTCTGATCCGCTGATATACACTTGATCTCAATAGAATCCTATCACTATCTTGTGTTGATATAGCAGAGAAAAAGCTTCGCCGTGTAATAACAGTCCACAAATATTCGTGAGGTACTTCCGGTAGCTGGAAGAGGAAAGAATAACTTTCGCGAACtagaaaacaagaaattaAAATTGCGTGGTGATTCTCAAGTGATTTTAAACAAATGAAATTCAGTCCACTAGATCTCGCATGAGAGAACGGCAGAAAGTTAGCGGGTCCCGAAAGCCAAATATTGCCCTAACTTGCGGGATAAGTTAATGCTCAATTAGATGACACACTCCAACAAAATATCCGTATATTGAGCTCTTCGAGAAATTTTCAAGTTTCAGGTCGATTATACTTGGTCAATTCTATCTCAAAAACTATGCCTAACAATGATGAAAAGATCATAGAGACCAATTCGCGTTTAAGATGTTCATTCACGGATGAACAGAAAGCTGAACTGGCAGCAAAACTGGGTCATGGTGTGACTGAGAACCATGACATTAGTATGGGGAAGGATATGGACTACATGCTAAGTGTGATTGCAAACTTATCAGAGAGTgaagcaaagaaaatattACAAGATGCAATTATCTTCCATGGTGAAGATCCAAATTTTCACCAAGGAACGCTAGACAATATAAAGAGGCTTGTAGAATGTGATCACGAGTCAATGAAAGATGACGGTTTGTTGtacaaaatgaaaatggaaGCAGcccttatttattatcactCTCCATACCCAGAAGTACGAAGTGTTAGTGATCCGTTGGACGATCCAGAGTTGCCGGTGGAAACATTTAGAAGCTATGTAATTGGTCTTGTGTGGGTCATCATTGGTGTCGGAGTCAATCAATTCTTCGCACCTCGCCAGCCGCCAGTCTCTATATCTACGAGTTTGTTACAGTTACTTGTCTATCCTTGCGGCCAACTGGTCGAACGACTACCAGACTGGGGATTCACATTTAGAGGGAAACGATACACTATCAATCCAGGACCATGGTCTTATAAGGAGCAAATCCTTGTCACCGTTATGTTTAGTATCTCAGGTTTGGCGTACATAAACGATCAGATCTTTGTGCAACGGCTTGAAATGTTCTACAATAATAAATGGGCTGGCTTTGGATATCAGTTCACGCTATTGCTATCAACACAGTTCCTTGGATTTGGTTTGGCAGGGTTTGTGCGTCATATTTTGATATATCCCGCAAACTGTATTTGGCCAGCAGTATTTCCAACATTAGCTTTAAACAGAGCACTGCTGAAAccagaacaaaaagaacTAATCAACGGATGGTCCATATCACGGTATAAAGCATTCTGTATCAGTTTCATTACCATGTTCCTATACTTTTGGCTACCAGGTTATCTGTTTCAGGCATTAAGCACATTCAATTGGATCACTTGGATCTCGCCTAATAACTATAATCTTGCAGTTATTACTGGATCCATAACCGGCCTCGGCGTTAATCCAATTCCGACTTTTGATTGGAACATTATTGATATGTCAGGACCGTTATTTACCCCGTTCTTTTCGTACATGAACATGTACGTAGGTGGGCTAATTGGGTTTCTAGTCTTGATACCAGCTATATTTTACAGTAACATGTACAATACTGGATACCTGCCAGTCAATTCGAACCGGATTTTCACCAACACAGGGGCATCTTATGACgtcaagaagattcttAACCACAAAGGAATAGCTGATGAAGCACTCTACCAAGCATACTCGCCTCCCTACTATACCGCGGGTAATCTAGTGACTTATGGGGCATTCTTTGCCATGTATCCAGCAATCATTGTAGACACAATCCTGAGAAGATGGAATGTTCTTTACGATGGTTTCAAAACCATGTATTTGGCAATTCTTGCAAAATCGTCGCTTGTTCATGGTTATAACGATGCACATAGTAGGATGATGAAAGAATATAAAGAAACACCTCTATGGTGGTATCTGGCAATATCAATTGCTGCACTGGCTTTGGCAATTGCATGTGTTGAATATTATCCTACCGAAACGCCAGTCTGGGGTATCTTCTTTGCTCTTGGGATTGGCTTTGTGTTTCTCATACCTATCGGTCTGTTGTATGCTACAACTAACACTCTATTCAGTCTTAATGTTTTCACTGAATTGATTGCCGGGTATGCATTACCAGGAAAAGGTATAGCACTTATGATCATTAAAGCCTTTGGCTTGAATACAAACCTTCAAGCCATCTCGTTCATCGCCGACCAAAAGCTGGCTCACTATGCCAAGATCCCCCCAAGAGCAACTTTCAGAGCACAAATGATTGCTACTTTCGTATCTTCGATAGTATCACTCGGTGTTGCTAATTGGCAGATCAACAATTATGAAGGAATCTGCACTCCATTACAGGCACAAAGTAAGTAATGTCAAGATCTAAGTGAACTGTGTCATGCCTCTAACATAATTGTAGAGTTTACATGCCCTGGGCCCACGACATATTTCGCAGCTTCAGTTGTATGGGGTGTGATTGGCCCTAAACGAGTGTTTAACAGCCTGTACCCAGTTCTCCCATACTGTTTCTTAATTGGAGCACTGATACCAATTCCCTTCTGGCTGGGCGAAAAGTTTATTTCACAAAGGCTATTTCGACAAATATATCCCGTGGTTATTATGGCGGGAATGATCAATTTTGGTGCCCCTTACAACCTTTCCTATATGACGGGTGGTCTTTATGTAAGTATTGCTGGCATGTACTATATTCGCAACAAATACGTGACCTGGTTTGAGAAATATGTTTATGTGATCTCAGCAGGGCTATCAGCAGGGATTGCATTGAGCCTCATAATAATCTTCTTCGCTGTTGAATACCATCCCCGGCCCTTGGACTGGTGGGGCAACACAGTTTCCACAGCGGGGCTTGATGCAAAGGGACTCCCAAGGTTGCAATTGCCGTCACAGGGGTATTTTGGCCAGTCACCAGGAGATTATAAATGGTAATTAAACCAATCAAACCAAGTAGAAAACGAGGCTCAGCTGGCGAGCTTCGTAccactactgctactattACCTTTACAAAGACGTATAAAGTACGGGGCTGATGAAAACTATCAGAAAACACAAAAATACAAGTGGAGCTATATAATTATTAGGTTTTAAAAGTAATGCTTAATGAAGTGGCACTTGAAGCAACGGGTCCAAACAGGGAATAAGTGGAGCCAGTTGGTCGTTTAAACGGTCAATGGAAATATGGAAAATGATTCCGAACTAGGGGGTGACGCATAAGACACATTCGCCTTGGCGGGGGCGACTTACTATGAAGATACCGCAGCAGTGAAGTACACGGCACCAATGTCACTGCACAGCTGGAAACGGTTTGGCTCAATCAGATAATTTTATCTGATCATCCGATCATGTTCCACTGCACGAGCATACAATTGTTACTCAATTAGGAATATGAATCAGATAATTTTTAGTCCACCGAACTCGGCGGTTATCCACTCACGCATATAACTTCGTAGTCCGACGGAGTTCGCCATAAACCGTTTGGACCATGCTGTTCCAAATAGGTTGGCTCTTATCACGAGCTCTGGATTCCCATGTATATTCCGCTTAGTTTATAGTGTTGAATTCCAAATCTTGGCATATTTATGATTGCCATAGAGGCACAACCTGCATGGTGGTGCGTATGCAATTTACATGCATAGTAATATTTATCGTGATGGGGCGAGTTTTAAAATTAGAGTGTATTTATCGTGGCTAATCTGCCCTACAGAGAAATTAGTTTTTGCCGTGAACCAAAGGTCGCAATTGAATATTGATTAAGTTCGCACAAACGCGTTGAATTTCGGTTGGTATTGTATAGCgaaatttttgattttatcaAGCAGCGGCAATTATCAGTAAGGGTCCTAATTAGCAGGCTGAAACAGATTTTCGAGTTAAGGGTTTGATTCCGGAGGATTTAGTTCAAGAAGTAATTCAAATTACAAGGGTAGAATAACTTCCGAAAATTTTTCTGAACAAGGGAAATTATTGTGAACGTCAGGCTCTTTCACTCctttgaatatatttataaagcTTACACGATATTAAGCTAGATAAACGGTTTCTGGCCTGTTTTGTTTGTACTCTGACTTCGATTTTTATTTGGATCATCGGCACTGTTACATTCCCGCAGACTTAATTAGCACctgatatttatacagGCTCACACCAGTTGGATCCAGTGGGGTTGGAGAACAAAAGTCAAGAAATAGATAGAGACAACAAATTTACGGAATTAGTTGGTTGTTATTTCTAAcatcaaaagaaaatgattgCATTTCAAGACTACTTCTCTATTCAGGTGTTCTTCCTGATTTTCAGAGAGACTCTTGAGACGGCTGTTATTGTATCTGTGCTACTGGCATTTTTAAAACGTGGGTTGTCTAATGATAAACCGTCGCCATCAGATGGTTATTCTTCTATTGATAATACCGATAATGAAACGGTAACGAATTCACCAACGATCTCGTCGGCAGATAATTCCAGAGTGTATAGACAGCTGGTGCTACAAGTATGGATTGGCGCTGCTCTaggtttatttatttgtctGGTTATTGGCTCGTTGTTTATTTTCGCATTCTATTATTTGGGTACTAATTTGTGGAATGTCACTGAGCGAATTTGGGAAGCGACATTTTCTATTCTGGCATCGCTCATTATCACCGGCATGGGCTTGACCATGCTGAGaatcaacaaaatgaaGGAGAAGTGGAGACTTAAATTAGCcaaaattattattgataCTCACGAAGGACATGCGGGATGGGGCTTGAGCTACTTTTCTCGTAAATATGCTATGGCCATCTTGCCATTAATTACGACTCTTCGAGAGGGGCTCGAGGCAGTTGTGTTCCTCGGAGGTGTTGGTGTCAGTAATCCTATTTCCTCATTCCCATTAGCTGTTATCACAGCTATAGCTCTTGGCTCATATATTGGATACTGTATGTACCAATACGGCAGCCATGTTTCTATCCAATATTTCCTTATTGGCTCGACATGTTTCTTGTACCTCGTGGCAGCCGGCTTGATCTCTCGTGGTGTCTGGTTCCTTGAACTCGAGAGTTTTATCAAGAAGGTTGGTGTTGACATCAGTGAGAATGGATCGGGTCCTGGCTCTTACGATATCACCAACTCTGTATGGCACGTCAACTGTTGTAACGGACAGACCGACGGACTGTGGATGCTATTCAATGCACTCTTCGGATGGCAGAACAGTGCCACCTATGGCTCAGTCATTTCGTACAATCTGTACTGGTATGTCGTGATCATTTCTATTGTCCTTATTCGTTATAAGGAGGTACACAACAAACTGCCACTGATTCCCGAATCCTGGACTGCTTCTCGCAAACACAAGCAGCTCCACTCAACTGCATCTGCTGAAGACCTGCTCAACCGAGCCACTGCTCTCTACACTGCCAACAATAGCGAAGTGTCGTCTGTCGCCCCAGGAGCACCACGGCCCTCTCACGACTCTGTCCACAGTGACAGTC
The Sugiyamaella lignohabitans strain CBS 10342 chromosome A, complete sequence genome window above contains:
- the OPT2 gene encoding Opt2p (Oligopeptide transporter; member of the OPT family, with potential orthologs in S. pombe and C. albicans; also plays a role in formation of mature vacuoles; GO_component: GO:0016021 - integral component of membrane [Evidence IEA]; GO_component: GO:0016021 - integral component of membrane [Evidence ISM] [PMID 12192589]; GO_component: GO:0005887 - integral component of plasma membrane [Evidence IC] [PMID 9643541]; GO_component: GO:0016020 - membrane [Evidence IEA,IEA]; GO_function: GO:0015198 - oligopeptide transporter activity [Evidence IDA,ISS] [PMID 9643541]; GO_process: GO:0006857 - oligopeptide transport [Evidence IDA,ISS] [PMID 9643541]; GO_process: GO:0015833 - peptide transport [Evidence IEA]; GO_process: GO:0015031 - protein transport [Evidence IEA]; GO_process: GO:0055085 - transmembrane transport [Evidence IEA]; GO_process: GO:0006810 - transport [Evidence IEA]; GO_process: GO:0042144 - vacuole fusion, non-autophagic [Evidence IMP] [PMID 19767828]), which translates into the protein MPNNDEKIIETNSRLRCSFTDEQKAELAAKLGHGVTENHDISMGKDMDYMLSVIANLSESEAKKILQDAIIFHGEDPNFHQGTLDNIKRLVECDHESMKDDGLLYKMKMEAALIYYHSPYPEVRSVSDPLDDPELPVETFRSYVIGLVWVIIGVGVNQFFAPRQPPVSISTSLLQLLVYPCGQLVERLPDWGFTFRGKRYTINPGPWSYKEQILVTVMFSISGLAYINDQIFVQRLEMFYNNKWAGFGYQFTLLLSTQFLGFGLAGFVRHILIYPANCIWPAVFPTLALNRALLKPEQKELINGWSISRYKAFCISFITMFLYFWLPGYLFQALSTFNWITWISPNNYNLAVITGSITGLGVNPIPTFDWNIIDMSGPLFTPFFSYMNMYVGGLIGFLVLIPAIFYSNMYNTGYLPVNSNRIFTNTGASYDVKKILNHKGIADEALYQAYSPPYYTAGNLVTYGAFFAMYPAIIVDTILRRWNVLYDGFKTMYLAILAKSSLVHGYNDAHSRMMKEYKETPLWWYLAISIAALALAIACVEYYPTETPVWGIFFALGIGFVFLIPIGLLYATTNTLFSLNVFTELIAGYALPGKGIALMIIKAFGLNTNLQAISFIADQKLAHYAKIPPRATFRAQMIATFVSSIVSLGVANWQINNYEGICTPLQAQSK
- the FTH1 gene encoding Fth1p (Putative high affinity iron transporter; involved in transport of intravacuolar stores of iron; forms complex with Fet5p; expression is regulated by iron; proposed to play indirect role in endocytosis; protein abundance increases in response to DNA replication stress; GO_component: GO:0000329 - fungal-type vacuole membrane [Evidence IDA] [PMID 10608875]; GO_component: GO:0000329 - fungal-type vacuole membrane [Evidence IDA] [PMID 14562095]; GO_component: GO:0016021 - integral component of membrane [Evidence IEA]; GO_component: GO:0016021 - integral component of membrane [Evidence ISM] [PMID 12192589]; GO_component: GO:0016020 - membrane [Evidence IEA,IEA]; GO_component: GO:0005774 - vacuolar membrane [Evidence IEA]; GO_component: GO:0005773 - vacuole [Evidence IEA]; GO_function: GO:0005381 - iron ion transmembrane transporter activity [Evidence TAS] [PMID 10608875]; GO_process: GO:0006897 - endocytosis [Evidence IMP] [PMID 11378903]; GO_process: GO:0006827 - high-affinity iron ion transport [Evidence IPI] [PMID 10608875]; GO_process: GO:0006811 - ion transport [Evidence IEA]; GO_process: GO:0055072 - iron ion homeostasis [Evidence IEA]; GO_process: GO:0055085 - transmembrane transport [Evidence IEA]; GO_process: GO:0006810 - transport [Evidence IEA]), which encodes MIAFQDYFSIQVFFLIFRETLETAVIVSVLLAFLKRGLSNDKPSPSDGYSSIDNTDNETVTNSPTISSADNSRVYRQLVLQVWIGAALGLFICLVIGSLFIFAFYYLGTNLWNVTERIWEATFSILASLIITGMGLTMLRINKMKEKWRLKLAKIIIDTHEGHAGWGLSYFSRKYAMAILPLITTLREGLEAVVFLGGVGVSNPISSFPLAVITAIALGSYIGYCMYQYGSHVSIQYFLIGSTCFLYLVAAGLISRGVWFLELESFIKKVGVDISENGSGPGSYDITNSVWHVNCCNGQTDGLWMLFNALFGWQNSATYGSVISYNLYWYVVIISIVLIRYKEVHNKLPLIPESWTASRKHKQLHSTASAEDLLNRATALYTANNSEVSSVAPGAPRPSHDSVHSDSPLIR